Proteins from a single region of Megachile rotundata isolate GNS110a chromosome 7, iyMegRotu1, whole genome shotgun sequence:
- the Ssb-c31a gene encoding single stranded-binding protein c31A yields the protein MPKSKEYVLSSDDDSSENEEVKSKRKQKREIDDTGEKTSKKSKRESSENQDYTWDLGNNRQVTVRDFKGKIYVDIREMYFDKDGNLKPGKKGICLSVAQWRKLSAVIEDVDKAVHSKS from the exons ATGCCGAAATCGAAGGAATACGTGTTATCTTCCGATGACGATAGCAGCGAAAACGAG GAAGTGAAATCGAAGAGGAAGCAAAAGAGGGAAATCGACGATACCGGCGAGAAGACATCGAAAAAGTCCAAACGAGAATCGAGCGAAAACCAGGATTAtacttgggatttagggaacaaTCGCCAAGTCACTGTGAGGGACTTTAAGGGGAAAATATACGTTGACATCAGAGAAATGTATTTCGATAAAGATGGAAACTTAAAACCAGGAAAGAAAG GTATTTGCTTGAGCGTGGCGCAATGGCGGAAATTATCGGCCGTTATCGAAGACGTGGACAAAGCGGTACATTCGAAATCTTGA